One window of the Micropterus dolomieu isolate WLL.071019.BEF.003 ecotype Adirondacks linkage group LG08, ASM2129224v1, whole genome shotgun sequence genome contains the following:
- the si:dkey-72l14.3 gene encoding glyco_hydro_56 domain-containing protein, producing MAWTEPRSHPEPKPKPKLTGPSVLLPFFLLLAAFADLTIAGPPQPARPPLLSGQPFIIFWGISDASCSGRPDPRSFGMEQEGRVAVFYEETLGNYPYFINKDTPINGGLPQNTQLEKHLQKTQQDLEAALPAPRYLGLGVLHWAEWFPQWLRNREKQVMYLEASRKLLKAFFPNWTPEEVEKWSQVDFEAAAQSVMMETLREVKRLRPKALWGLSPYPSCYSGDPAQTMLANYTNQCPSAEMALNDELLWLWKRCSALYPLLTLEKLQGGTSEARLYLSSQIREALRVSSLTGMAFDLPVFPLIKSVYISTNTFLSQADLVSTIGQSAAMGTAGVVIWERREMKTERECQDLAEFVRKVLGPYSINVTTASRLCSASLCQGKGRCIRQNPESSTYLHLPPPSEVVEKGIEKAAKATDWPDTDTKPAVPDTAEIWKKDFQCQWYKTADSDVSDQQSPKDGAVEENVGQVIGTTSTTASATKGASVTELRGSSSPDTGSPTPLMEVTTDGGRNPLSAPNLTVLLLLVAGSIYLEP from the exons ATGGCGTGGACCGAACCACGGTCGCATCCAGAACCAAAGCCAAAACCAAAACTGA CTGGGCCTTCAGTTTTACTGCCCTTCTTTCTCCTGCTTGCTGCCTTTGCTGATCTCACTATTGCTGGCCCACCCCAGCCAGCTCGCCCCCCTCTCCTATCTGGACAGCCTTTTATCATCTTCTGGGGTATCTCTGATGCTTCCTGCTCTGGTAGGCCAGATCCCAGATCTTTCGGAATGGAACAGGAGGGCCGAGTGGCTGTTTTTTACGAGGAGACACTGGGGAACTACCCTTATTTCATAAACAAAGACACACCGATCAATGGGGGGCTACCACAGAACACACAGCTGGAAAAACACCTCCAAAAGACACAGCAGGACTTGGAAGCAGCTTTACCTGCCCCAAGATACCTGGGGCTTGGGGTGCTACACTGGGCAGAGTGGTTCCCCCAGTGGTTAAGGAACCGAGAGAAGCAGGTAATGTATCTGGAGGCATCAAGGAAGCTGCTGAAGGCCTTCTTCCCTAACTGGACCccagaggaggtggagaagtGGTCACAG GTGGACTTCGAGGCAGCAGCCCAGTCAGTAATGATGGAGACTTTACGGGAAGTGAAAAGATTAAGGCCTAAAGCATTGTGGGGCCTCTCCCCTTACCCCAGCTGCTACAGCGGTGATCCTGCCCAAACCATGTTAGCCAATTACACCAACCAGTGTCCTTCTGCAGAGATGGCCCTAAATGATGAGCTTCTTTGGCTATGGAAACGATGCTCCGCACTCTATCCTCTCCTCACCCTGGAGAAACTGCAG GGTGGGACCTCTGAAGCCAGGCTTTATCTGTCCAGTCAAATCAGAGAAGCACTACGAGTATCATCTTTGACAGGGATGGCGTTTGATCTTCCTGTATTCCCACTGATCAAGAGTGTCTACATCTCAACCAATACCTTCCTGTCACAG GCAGATCTAGTGAGCACCATTGGACAGAGTGCTGCCATGGGAACAGCTGGAGTTGTCATCTGGGAGAGACGTGAGATGAAGACAGAG AGAGAGTGTCAGGACCTGGCAGAGTTTGTCCGTAAGGTTTTGGGACCCTACTCCATCAATGTAACCACGGCATCTCGACTCTGCTCAGCCTCTCTGTGCCAGGGAAAGGGCCGATGCATTCGTCAAAATCCAGAAAGTTCCACCTACCTCCACCTACCGCCCCCATCTGAAGTGGTGGAGAAGGGGATAGAAAAG GCAGCAAAAGCCACAGATTGGCCGGACACCGACACTAAACCAGCTGTACCAGACACAGCTGAGATCTGGAAGAAGGACTTCCAGTGCCAGTGGTACAAGACTGCCGACAGTGACGTCTCAGACCAGCAGTCCCCCAAAGATGGAGCAGTAGAAGAAAATGTTGGACAAGTAATAGGGACTACTTCTACCACAGCTTCTGCAACAAAAGGTGCCTCTGTGACTGAGTTAAGAGGAAGCAGTTCACCTGATACTGGAAGTCCAACACCTTTAATGGAAGTAACTACAGACGGTGGTAGGAATCCACTCAGTGCTCCAAACCTTACTGTACTGCTGTTGCTAGTGGCTGGCAGTATATACCTGGAACCTTAA